A genomic window from Vigna radiata var. radiata cultivar VC1973A chromosome 2, Vradiata_ver6, whole genome shotgun sequence includes:
- the LOC106756221 gene encoding NAD(P)H-quinone oxidoreductase subunit T, chloroplastic, translating to MRMKILQLCSPMASPWTCRAPLQVELCKFWILRKRRGSSNLQVQCSGRPPRAPPGVDTRIHWDNEDEGWIGGGDRDKDTKSSNMFADGDDLSDLLLTSLGSHYEFLGVSPNADIEEIKVAYRKLSKEYHPDTTSLPLKSASEKFMKLREVYNVLSDEESRKFYDWSLAQEAASRHAEKMRMKLEDPREQQLRNWEPVPDMVDRLGGRNMKLSDQAVSAITIDVFIIIFSICCIIYVIFFREPYYY from the exons ATGAGAATGAAGATTTTGCAGTTGTGTTCTCCCATGGCTTCCCCGTGGACATGCAGAGCTCCTCTGCAGGTTGAACTGTGCAAGTTCTGGATTTTGAGAAAAAGGAGAGGTAGCAGTAATTTGCAGGTGCAGTGCTCCGGCAGACCCCCGAGAGCCCCTCCTGGAGTTGACACCAGAATCCACTGGGACAACGAGGATGAAGGGTGGATTGGAGGCGGAGATAGAGATAAAGACACCAAATCCAGCAACATGTTCGCCGACGGTGATGACTTGTCAGATTTGCTCCTCACTTCTTTAGGCTCTCATTACGA ATTCTTAGGAGTATCACCCAATGCGGATATAGAAGAAATCAAAGTTGCTTATAGGAAACTATCGAAGGAGTATCATCCTGACACAACCTCCCTCCCTCTGAAAAGTGCGTCGGAAAAATTCATGAAACTGAGAGAGGTTTACAACGTTCTGAGCGATGAAGAGAGTCGAAAATTTTATGATTGGAGCCTTGCTCAAGAGGCTGCAAGCCGACATGCAGAGAAGATGAGAATGAAATTAGAGGATCCTCGGGAGCAACAACTCAGGAACTGGGAACCTGTTCCCGACATGGTCGATCGCCTCGGTGGAAGGAATATGAAGCTCAGTGATCAGGCAGTCTCTGCCATCACTATTGatgtttttatcattattttttccaTATGCTGTATCATTTACGTAATCTTCTTTAGAGAACCATATTACTACTAG